A genomic segment from Flavobacterium sp. 9R encodes:
- a CDS encoding N-acetylmuramoyl-L-alanine amidase, translating to MNTKICLKVMFIITFFFFSFFSYSQSEVFRVALDAGHGGHDAGAKYSGRVEKDVALAVVLKVGKILEESKKIEVIYTRKTDVFIDLIERANIANRARASIFVSIHCNANKNTAADGTETYVMGMTKIASNLEAAKKENSVITLEKDYKQKYEGFDPNSPETMIGMTLMQEEYLDNSISLASNIEDEFQNLGKKIRGGGVKQAPYMVLHKAYMPRVLVEMGFISNPAEGAILVSEEGQNDIAQAIAKAIIRYKNNFFENEFFDNSTPKIDSTEKKEVIKPKDTSDFHEAPKVATVPTTGTIFKVQLSASYIQLELQPKNFKGLNFISMERENNLYKYFYGETTDYNVAKENLKMAKAKGFDSAFLIAYKNGKKISIQEATK from the coding sequence ATGAATACAAAGATTTGTCTAAAAGTAATGTTTATTATTACCTTCTTCTTTTTTTCTTTTTTTTCTTACAGTCAATCCGAAGTATTTCGTGTGGCTTTAGATGCGGGACACGGAGGTCATGATGCAGGTGCAAAATACAGCGGCCGAGTTGAAAAAGATGTTGCATTAGCTGTAGTTTTGAAAGTTGGAAAAATTCTTGAAGAGTCAAAAAAAATTGAAGTTATTTATACACGTAAAACGGATGTTTTTATTGATTTAATAGAACGAGCAAATATTGCTAACAGAGCTAGAGCCTCAATATTTGTTTCTATACACTGCAATGCCAATAAAAATACAGCAGCAGACGGTACTGAAACTTATGTTATGGGGATGACTAAAATTGCCTCAAACTTGGAAGCTGCTAAAAAAGAGAACTCTGTAATTACTTTAGAAAAAGATTACAAGCAAAAGTATGAGGGTTTTGATCCTAACTCTCCGGAGACTATGATTGGTATGACTTTGATGCAAGAGGAATATTTAGATAATAGTATTTCTTTAGCTTCAAACATTGAAGATGAATTTCAAAATTTAGGAAAAAAGATACGTGGAGGAGGAGTAAAACAAGCGCCTTATATGGTTTTGCATAAAGCTTATATGCCAAGAGTTTTGGTAGAGATGGGATTTATTTCTAATCCTGCAGAGGGTGCTATTTTAGTTTCTGAAGAAGGTCAAAATGATATAGCACAAGCAATTGCCAAAGCGATAATAAGATATAAAAACAATTTTTTCGAAAATGAGTTTTTTGATAATTCCACACCAAAAATTGATTCTACTGAAAAAAAAGAAGTCATAAAACCTAAAGACACCTCTGATTTTCATGAAGCCCCTAAGGTAGCTACAGTACCAACTACAGGAACTATTTTTAAAGTACAATTGTCCGCAAGTTATATTCAGCTAGAGTTGCAACCTAAAAATTTTAAAGGATTAAATTTTATTTCAATGGAGCGCGAAAATAATTTGTATAAATATTTTTATGGCGAAACAACAGATTATAATGTTGCCAAAGAAAACTTAAAAATGGCTAAAGCTAAAGGCTTTGATTCTGCTTTTCTGATAGCTTATAAAAATGGAAAGAAAATTAGTATTCAAGAAGCGACTAAATAA
- a CDS encoding MlaD family protein codes for MKLTREIKTAIIVITAILLFIWGYSFLKGRDLFTNYKTYFVEYSNVEGIAPSSAVTLNGLVIGKVASITINNTTGKLQVELQINTDFPISKTSTAVIYEPGLIGGKQIAIHPNLNDTSLIEDGATIKGDIELGMAASVGEKLVPVQQKIEKLLVSADQMINGINTVLDQKGQADLKNSLAELSKIMEQFHKASVSVNGILDTNKSKINGIVTNFNKVSGDFSKISDSLQKADLGKTVKELNRTLANVDKLMSNLQSGKGTMGKLLNDEVLYANLSKTSKELELLLQDVRLNPTRYVNVSVFGKKNKPYVAPAADSIVKANN; via the coding sequence TTGAAACTAACAAGAGAAATCAAAACAGCTATTATAGTAATTACTGCTATTTTATTATTTATTTGGGGTTATAGCTTTTTAAAAGGCCGAGATCTTTTTACTAACTATAAGACATATTTTGTAGAGTATAGTAATGTAGAAGGGATAGCTCCTTCTTCTGCAGTAACGTTAAATGGATTAGTAATTGGTAAAGTTGCCAGTATTACCATTAACAACACTACAGGAAAACTTCAAGTTGAATTACAAATAAATACAGATTTTCCAATTTCTAAAACCAGTACTGCCGTTATCTATGAGCCGGGATTGATAGGAGGTAAGCAAATTGCTATTCATCCAAATCTTAATGATACATCCTTAATTGAAGATGGTGCAACTATAAAAGGTGACATTGAATTAGGTATGGCTGCAAGTGTAGGCGAAAAACTAGTTCCAGTTCAGCAAAAAATTGAAAAATTATTGGTAAGTGCTGATCAAATGATTAACGGAATCAATACTGTTTTAGATCAAAAAGGACAAGCTGATTTGAAAAACAGCTTGGCTGAATTGAGTAAGATTATGGAGCAATTTCATAAAGCTTCGGTTAGTGTTAATGGAATTTTAGATACGAATAAGTCTAAAATTAATGGCATAGTAACTAATTTTAATAAAGTTTCTGGTGATTTTTCTAAAATTTCAGATTCTTTGCAAAAAGCTGATTTAGGAAAAACAGTAAAAGAATTGAATAGAACTTTGGCTAATGTAGACAAGTTAATGAGTAATTTGCAATCAGGAAAAGGAACTATGGGTAAATTACTTAATGATGAAGTACTTTATGCTAATTTATCAAAAACATCAAAAGAGTTGGAATTGTTACTTCAAGATGTTCGCTTGAACCCTACGAGATACGTTAATGTTTCTGTCTTTGGAAAGAAAAACAAACCTTATGTAGCTCCTGCTGCTGATTCAATAGTAAAAGCTAATAACTAA
- a CDS encoding (Fe-S)-binding protein: MNFLDNVLFAIVLAIGFGYFFMNVKKIIRNIKLGTAVDRSDNPKERWKNMAMIALGQSKMVKRPVAGILHIVVYLGFIIINIELLEIIIDGLFGTHRVFAFLGGTYDFLIGSFEILAVLVLLAVFTFWTRRNIIRLKRFISSDLNGYPKNDANYILYFEVVLMSLFLLMNASDLHLQQVPGGFSHFIKAGSFPISQFIEPIFNGMSNELVMLLSEAFWWLHIVGILIFMNYLYFSKHLHILLAFPNTYFANLKPQGQFDNLASVTNEVKLMMDPNADPFAAPADANAAPSKFGASDVMDLNWVQLMNAYTCTECGRCTSSCPANQTGKKLSPRKIMMDTRDRLEEVGRNIDKNKGVFVPDSISLLNNYVTAEELWACTSCNACVEECPVNISPLSIILDMRRYLVMEQSAAPMPLNAMMTNIENNGAPWQYNQQDRLNWKNEI; this comes from the coding sequence ATGAATTTTTTAGACAATGTATTGTTCGCCATCGTTTTGGCAATTGGTTTTGGATATTTCTTTATGAATGTCAAAAAAATCATTCGAAACATTAAGTTAGGTACTGCAGTTGACCGAAGTGATAATCCTAAAGAGCGATGGAAAAATATGGCAATGATTGCCTTAGGACAATCAAAAATGGTAAAAAGACCAGTTGCTGGAATTTTACATATTGTTGTTTACCTTGGATTCATAATCATTAATATAGAATTATTAGAAATCATAATTGATGGGCTTTTTGGTACGCATCGTGTTTTTGCTTTTTTGGGCGGAACTTACGATTTCCTTATTGGTTCTTTTGAGATTTTAGCGGTTTTAGTATTACTAGCTGTTTTTACTTTTTGGACCAGAAGAAATATTATTCGTTTAAAGCGTTTTATAAGTTCAGACTTGAATGGATATCCTAAGAATGACGCGAATTATATTTTATATTTTGAAGTAGTTTTGATGTCTTTGTTTTTGTTGATGAATGCATCCGATTTGCATTTGCAACAAGTACCGGGAGGCTTTTCTCATTTCATCAAAGCGGGTTCCTTTCCAATCAGTCAATTTATAGAGCCTATTTTCAATGGAATGTCTAACGAATTGGTGATGCTTTTATCAGAAGCTTTTTGGTGGTTGCATATTGTTGGTATTTTGATTTTTATGAATTATTTATATTTTTCAAAACACTTACATATTCTTTTGGCTTTCCCCAATACTTATTTTGCCAACTTAAAACCTCAAGGTCAATTTGATAATTTAGCTTCAGTTACAAATGAAGTGAAGTTAATGATGGATCCAAATGCAGATCCTTTTGCAGCTCCTGCTGATGCTAATGCAGCTCCAAGTAAATTTGGCGCCAGCGATGTAATGGATTTGAATTGGGTACAGTTAATGAACGCTTACACTTGTACAGAATGTGGGCGCTGTACTTCTTCATGTCCAGCAAATCAAACGGGTAAGAAGTTGTCTCCACGTAAGATTATGATGGATACGAGAGACCGTTTGGAAGAAGTGGGAAGAAATATTGACAAAAATAAAGGTGTTTTTGTTCCAGATTCTATTTCTCTTTTGAATAATTATGTTACAGCCGAAGAACTTTGGGCTTGTACTTCTTGTAATGCTTGTGTTGAAGAATGTCCTGTGAATATTAGTCCATTATCAATCATTTTGGATATGCGTCGTTATTTGGTTATGGAGCAAAGTGCTGCACCAATGCCTTTGAATGCAATGATGACCAATATTGAAAACAACGGTGCTCCTTGGCAATACAATCAACAAGACCGTTTGAATTGGAAAAACGAAATATAA
- a CDS encoding (Fe-S)-binding protein: protein MSENLVVPTMAEMLAQGKQPEVLFWVGCAGSFDDRAKKITKAFVRILNRSNVSFAVLGTEESCTGDPAKRAGNEFLFQMQAMMNIEVLNAYEAKKIVTACPHCFNTLKNEYPELGGHYEVVHHTEFLKSLLDDGRLTIEGGQFKGKKITFHDPCYLGRANQIYEAPRDLIQKLDAELVEMKRSKANGLCCGAGGAQMFKDAEPGNKEVNIERTEDALEVQPSIIAAGCPFCNTMLTDGIKNKEKEADVKVLDIAELIANAQDL, encoded by the coding sequence ATGTCAGAAAATTTAGTAGTGCCTACAATGGCCGAAATGTTAGCTCAAGGCAAACAACCCGAAGTATTGTTTTGGGTAGGTTGTGCTGGAAGTTTTGACGATAGAGCCAAGAAAATAACTAAAGCATTTGTTAGAATTTTAAATCGATCTAACGTTTCTTTTGCCGTATTGGGTACAGAGGAAAGTTGTACAGGAGATCCAGCTAAAAGAGCAGGTAACGAATTCCTGTTTCAGATGCAAGCGATGATGAATATTGAGGTTTTGAATGCATACGAAGCTAAAAAAATCGTAACTGCTTGTCCTCATTGTTTTAATACATTAAAAAATGAATATCCTGAATTGGGTGGTCACTATGAGGTAGTGCATCATACTGAATTTTTAAAATCCTTGCTTGACGATGGTCGTTTGACTATTGAAGGAGGTCAATTTAAAGGTAAAAAAATCACGTTCCACGATCCTTGTTATTTAGGAAGAGCGAATCAAATTTATGAAGCGCCAAGAGATTTAATCCAAAAGTTAGATGCTGAGTTAGTTGAAATGAAGCGTTCAAAAGCCAATGGATTATGTTGTGGTGCTGGTGGTGCACAAATGTTTAAAGATGCTGAGCCTGGTAATAAAGAAGTTAATATCGAAAGAACAGAAGACGCTTTAGAAGTACAACCAAGTATTATTGCTGCTGGATGTCCTTTCTGTAATACGATGCTTACTGATGGTATAAAGAATAAAGAAAAAGAAGCTGATGTAAAAGTGTTAGACATTGCTGAACTTATTGCTAACGCTCAAGATTTATAA
- a CDS encoding ABC transporter ATPase encodes MYVPFESLPEESRIWIYQSNRKFSDAEMTEIEESLQAFLKDWAAHGTSLESSYLLKYNRFIIIAVNQEVQAATGCSIDSSVEFIQSLEKKYDVDLLDKMNVTFKLGEHVAHKPLLDFKKMVKDKAVTENTIVFNNLVNNIQEFNESWEVPAADSWHSRFF; translated from the coding sequence ATGTACGTACCCTTTGAAAGTTTACCTGAGGAATCTAGAATATGGATTTATCAATCTAACAGAAAGTTTTCTGATGCTGAAATGACCGAAATAGAAGAATCATTACAAGCTTTTTTGAAAGATTGGGCCGCTCATGGTACAAGTTTGGAGTCATCTTATCTTTTAAAATACAATCGTTTTATAATTATTGCAGTAAACCAAGAAGTTCAAGCTGCAACGGGTTGTTCAATTGATAGCTCTGTTGAATTCATCCAAAGTTTAGAAAAGAAATACGATGTAGATTTATTGGATAAGATGAATGTTACATTCAAATTAGGTGAACATGTTGCGCATAAACCATTACTTGATTTCAAGAAAATGGTAAAAGATAAAGCGGTAACTGAGAACACTATTGTTTTTAATAATTTAGTCAATAATATTCAAGAGTTTAATGAATCATGGGAAGTTCCCGCAGCCGATAGTTGGCACAGTCGATTCTTTTAA
- a CDS encoding phosphatase PAP2 family protein: MTKYFFSFFLLLLTSSLFSQNWDINTLRSVNLNRNENLDPTFKHITNSYAIVSIGTPLTMYAVGLINKDEQLKKDAIFIGESVAASVFVTIVLKEAIKRDRPFVTYPEIEKLSSAGGYSMPSGHTSIAFATATSLSIAYPKWYVIAPSFVWASAVGYSRMHLGVHYPTDVIAGALVGSGSAYLTYKINKWLNKKRSKEQL, encoded by the coding sequence ATGACGAAGTATTTCTTTTCCTTCTTTTTGCTACTCTTGACATCAAGTTTGTTTTCCCAAAACTGGGATATCAATACTTTGCGTTCAGTCAATTTGAATCGCAATGAGAATTTAGACCCTACATTTAAGCATATTACCAATAGTTATGCTATTGTTAGTATTGGTACACCTCTTACAATGTATGCAGTTGGACTAATTAATAAAGATGAACAATTAAAAAAAGATGCCATTTTTATTGGAGAATCGGTTGCCGCTTCAGTATTTGTGACCATTGTCTTAAAAGAAGCTATTAAAAGAGATCGACCTTTTGTCACCTATCCAGAAATTGAAAAATTAAGTTCTGCTGGCGGATATTCTATGCCTTCAGGACACACTTCCATTGCTTTTGCGACAGCTACTTCTTTGAGTATTGCTTATCCCAAATGGTATGTTATTGCGCCATCTTTTGTATGGGCATCTGCTGTTGGCTATTCAAGAATGCATTTGGGTGTTCATTATCCTACAGATGTTATAGCTGGAGCTCTTGTTGGTAGTGGTTCAGCTTATCTAACTTATAAAATCAATAAATGGTTGAATAAGAAAAGAAGTAAAGAACAATTATAG
- the bshA gene encoding N-acetyl-alpha-D-glucosaminyl L-malate synthase BshA, which translates to MKIAIVCYPTFGGSGVVATELGLELARRGHEIHFITYSQPVRLALLNPNVHYHQVNVPEYPLFHYQPYELALSSKLVDMVKLYKIDVLHVHYAIPHAYAGYMAKQMLKDEGINIPMVTTLHGTDITLVGNHPFYKPAVTFSINKSDFVTSVSESLKADTLKLFSIKNEIQVIPNFIDLDKEKKDPNTPCHRSVMAAADERIITHISNFRGVKRIPDVVKIFYKIQKEIPAKLMMVGDGPEKEKAEELCFELGIQDKVIFFGNSNEIDKILCLTDLFLLPSQTESFGLVALEAMACSVPVISSNSGGLPEVNFDGFSGFLSDVGNVDEMAKNALTILKDDDVLNKFKRNALSIAEKFDIKKILPLYEDLYQRAIQKYQ; encoded by the coding sequence ATGAAAATAGCAATTGTCTGTTATCCCACATTTGGTGGAAGTGGTGTTGTAGCAACAGAATTAGGTCTTGAACTAGCAAGAAGAGGGCATGAAATTCACTTCATAACATATAGTCAACCAGTTCGTTTAGCACTTTTAAATCCAAATGTGCATTACCACCAAGTAAATGTTCCAGAATATCCATTATTTCATTATCAACCGTATGAACTTGCGCTTTCCAGTAAGCTAGTTGATATGGTAAAGCTATACAAAATAGATGTGCTTCATGTGCATTATGCCATTCCTCATGCTTATGCAGGTTATATGGCTAAACAAATGCTTAAAGACGAGGGTATAAATATACCTATGGTTACAACATTACATGGTACTGATATTACTTTGGTTGGAAATCATCCTTTTTATAAACCAGCTGTTACTTTTAGTATCAATAAATCTGATTTTGTAACTTCGGTTTCTGAGAGTCTAAAAGCGGATACCCTTAAATTGTTTTCTATTAAAAATGAAATTCAGGTGATTCCTAATTTTATTGATTTAGATAAAGAAAAAAAAGACCCAAATACCCCTTGTCATAGATCCGTAATGGCGGCAGCTGATGAAAGAATAATTACTCATATTAGTAATTTTAGAGGAGTAAAGAGAATTCCTGATGTTGTTAAGATATTTTATAAAATTCAAAAAGAGATACCTGCCAAATTAATGATGGTTGGGGATGGGCCTGAAAAAGAAAAAGCCGAAGAACTTTGTTTTGAGTTAGGAATTCAAGACAAAGTAATCTTTTTTGGGAACAGTAATGAAATTGATAAAATTTTGTGCCTTACAGATTTGTTTTTGTTGCCTTCACAAACCGAAAGTTTTGGATTAGTAGCTCTTGAAGCTATGGCTTGTTCTGTGCCTGTTATTTCTAGTAATTCTGGTGGTTTGCCTGAAGTTAATTTTGATGGCTTCTCAGGTTTTTTAAGTGATGTTGGAAATGTTGATGAAATGGCTAAAAATGCCTTAACAATCTTAAAAGATGATGATGTTTTAAATAAATTTAAGAGGAATGCTTTAAGTATTGCTGAAAAATTTGATATAAAGAAAATCTTGCCCTTATATGAAGATCTCTATCAGCGAGCAATTCAAAAATACCAATAA
- a CDS encoding outer membrane insertion C- signal: MKKLLLGMFFLGLTHFASAQEIGVRFGDVTGNDVAVDAVFSAGKFSRIHADVSFGNGGVGVEALYDFIYRPLGGESFNWYLGVGPSAFIGDDFLLGASGEIGLEYKFKGAPIALGLDWRPTLWIVEETDFHAGGFGLNLRYVF; encoded by the coding sequence ATGAAAAAATTACTTTTAGGAATGTTCTTTTTGGGCTTAACGCATTTTGCTAGCGCACAAGAAATTGGGGTTAGATTTGGTGATGTAACAGGCAATGATGTTGCCGTTGATGCGGTATTTTCTGCTGGTAAATTCAGCCGCATACACGCTGATGTTTCTTTTGGAAATGGAGGCGTTGGTGTGGAAGCTCTGTATGACTTTATCTACAGACCACTAGGAGGTGAATCTTTTAATTGGTATTTAGGTGTTGGACCTTCTGCTTTTATTGGAGATGATTTCTTATTAGGCGCAAGTGGTGAAATTGGTCTTGAATACAAATTCAAAGGAGCTCCAATAGCCTTAGGTTTAGATTGGAGACCTACACTTTGGATTGTCGAAGAAACCGACTTTCACGCGGGAGGATTTGGTCTTAACTTAAGATATGTATTTTAA
- the aroC gene encoding chorismate synthase, translating into MAGNSYGTLYKITTFGESHGEALGGIIDGCPPGITVDFEAIELEMARRKPGQSAIVTQRKEPDAVQFLSGIFEGKTTGTPIGFIIPNTNQKSDDYSHIKDNYRPSHADYVYDQKYGARDYRGGGRSSARETASRVVAGAIAKQMLSNIKINAFVSSVGPLFLEKPYQDIDFSKIESNLVRCPDEEMAAKMEEYIRDIRKQGDTVGGTVTCVIQNVPVGLGEPVFDKLHAELGKAMLSINAVKGFEYGSGFCGAKMKGSEHNDLYNADGTTKTNLSGGIQGGISNGMDIYFRVAFKPVATIMQMQETIDNQGNIVEMTGKGRHDPCVVPRAVPIVEAMAAIVLADFYLLNKTYL; encoded by the coding sequence ATGGCAGGAAATAGTTACGGAACATTATATAAGATAACTACTTTTGGAGAATCACATGGAGAAGCACTTGGCGGAATCATTGATGGTTGTCCTCCAGGAATCACAGTTGATTTTGAAGCGATAGAATTAGAAATGGCAAGGAGAAAGCCAGGTCAGTCAGCTATTGTAACTCAAAGAAAAGAACCAGACGCAGTACAGTTTTTATCTGGAATTTTTGAAGGAAAAACTACAGGTACTCCTATTGGTTTTATTATTCCCAACACGAATCAGAAGTCTGATGATTATTCTCATATAAAAGATAATTATCGCCCTAGCCATGCGGATTACGTTTATGACCAAAAGTATGGTGCACGTGATTATAGAGGCGGAGGAAGAAGTTCTGCTAGAGAAACAGCTAGTAGAGTTGTGGCTGGTGCTATTGCAAAACAAATGCTTTCCAATATTAAAATCAATGCTTTCGTATCTTCAGTAGGGCCTCTTTTTCTAGAAAAACCTTATCAAGACATTGATTTTTCTAAAATTGAGAGTAATCTTGTTCGTTGTCCTGATGAAGAGATGGCAGCGAAAATGGAAGAGTATATAAGAGATATTCGCAAACAAGGGGATACCGTTGGTGGAACTGTGACTTGTGTAATTCAAAACGTCCCTGTTGGATTAGGAGAGCCAGTTTTTGATAAATTGCATGCTGAGTTAGGAAAAGCCATGCTTTCTATTAATGCCGTTAAAGGTTTTGAATATGGAAGTGGTTTTTGCGGAGCTAAAATGAAAGGTAGCGAACACAATGACTTGTATAATGCAGATGGTACCACAAAAACAAATCTATCTGGTGGAATTCAAGGTGGTATTAGTAACGGAATGGATATTTATTTCCGAGTAGCTTTTAAGCCTGTTGCGACAATTATGCAAATGCAAGAAACAATAGATAATCAAGGAAATATAGTAGAAATGACTGGAAAAGGAAGACACGACCCTTGTGTTGTTCCAAGAGCAGTTCCAATTGTTGAAGCAATGGCAGCAATTGTTTTGGCAGATTTCTATTTGTTAAACAAGACTTATTTATAG
- a CDS encoding dicarboxylate/amino acid:cation symporter, whose amino-acid sequence MESNQTSKKPFFKSLTGQILIAMLLGAVLGVVIHNSASTEAAQEFSNKIKILATVFIRLVQMIISPLVFTTLVVGIAKLGDIKAVGRIGGKALGWFFTASFISLLIGMFYVNILEPGVGLNLSNVDAASVSDVTSKTQSLSFNNFIEHIVPKSIFEAMATNEILQIVVFSIFFGLAAASLGETAKPIVNAMDKISHIVLKMVNFVMNFAPIGVFGAIAGVFAVRDFNELAITYFKFFGSFLIGISTLWVILILVGYFFLGKQMKVLLQRIVSPLIIAFGTTSSEAVFPKLTEELENFGVKDKIVSFMLPLGYSFNLDGSMMYMTFAGIFIAQAYGIHLDLPTQFTMLFVLMLTSKGIAGVPRASLVVVAATCGMFDIPVEGIALILPIDHFCDMFRSATNVLGNALATSVVGKWEEDK is encoded by the coding sequence ATGGAATCAAACCAAACTTCTAAGAAACCTTTTTTCAAAAGTCTAACAGGACAAATCTTAATTGCTATGCTTTTGGGTGCTGTATTAGGTGTAGTAATACATAATTCTGCATCGACAGAAGCAGCCCAAGAATTTAGTAACAAAATAAAGATTTTGGCTACCGTATTTATTCGTTTGGTTCAAATGATTATTTCTCCATTAGTTTTTACAACTCTTGTTGTAGGAATAGCAAAATTGGGTGATATAAAGGCAGTTGGAAGAATTGGTGGAAAGGCTTTAGGATGGTTTTTTACTGCTTCTTTTATTTCTCTTTTAATAGGTATGTTCTATGTGAATATTTTAGAACCTGGTGTTGGATTGAATCTTTCAAATGTAGATGCTGCTTCAGTATCTGATGTTACTTCAAAAACACAAAGTTTATCCTTTAATAATTTCATCGAGCATATTGTTCCTAAAAGTATTTTTGAAGCGATGGCTACAAATGAAATACTTCAAATTGTTGTCTTTTCAATATTTTTTGGATTAGCTGCTGCCTCATTAGGAGAAACTGCAAAACCTATTGTTAATGCAATGGATAAGATTTCACATATTGTTTTAAAAATGGTGAATTTTGTGATGAATTTTGCTCCTATTGGTGTTTTTGGTGCAATTGCGGGTGTTTTTGCTGTAAGAGATTTTAATGAACTAGCGATTACTTATTTTAAGTTTTTCGGTTCGTTTTTGATTGGAATAAGTACTTTGTGGGTTATACTTATTTTAGTTGGTTATTTCTTCTTGGGAAAACAAATGAAAGTTTTGTTGCAACGAATAGTTAGTCCATTGATTATTGCATTTGGTACTACAAGTTCTGAAGCTGTTTTTCCAAAATTAACCGAAGAATTAGAGAATTTTGGGGTAAAAGATAAAATCGTTTCTTTTATGCTACCACTTGGTTACTCATTTAATCTTGATGGAAGTATGATGTACATGACATTTGCTGGTATTTTTATTGCTCAGGCATATGGGATTCATTTGGATTTGCCAACTCAATTTACAATGTTGTTTGTGTTGATGTTGACTAGTAAAGGGATTGCTGGAGTACCAAGAGCTAGTTTGGTAGTAGTAGCTGCTACTTGTGGAATGTTTGATATTCCTGTAGAAGGAATTGCTTTAATTCTTCCAATAGACCATTTTTGCGATATGTTTAGAAGTGCTACAAATGTATTAGGAAATGCATTGGCTACTTCCGTAGTTGGAAAATGGGAAGAAGATAAATAA